In the genome of Mucisphaera calidilacus, one region contains:
- the queD gene encoding 6-carboxytetrahydropterin synthase QueD: MRVSLSKTIDFESAHWLPSFPEGHKCRRMHGHSFKVDVVIEGEVDPALGYLRDFGEIKALLDPIKHELDHRVLNDIDGLENPTAEMLAKWVWDRLADDLPELSVVRVRETCTSEAEYRGL; encoded by the coding sequence ATGCGCGTCAGCCTCAGCAAAACCATCGACTTCGAGTCGGCACACTGGCTCCCCAGCTTCCCCGAGGGGCACAAGTGCCGCCGCATGCACGGCCACTCTTTCAAGGTCGACGTCGTCATCGAGGGCGAGGTCGACCCCGCTCTGGGTTATCTCCGCGACTTCGGCGAGATCAAGGCCCTGCTCGACCCCATCAAGCACGAGCTCGATCACCGCGTGCTCAACGACATCGACGGCCTTGAGAACCCGACCGCCGAGATGCTCGCCAAATGGGTCTGGGACCGGCTCGCCGACGACCTGCCCGAGCTTTCGGTCGTCCGCGTCCGCGAGACGTGCACCTCCGAGGCGGAGTACCGCGGGCTTTAA
- a CDS encoding radical SAM protein, with product MSKPPTLRVNEVFWSIQGESTRAGLPCLFIRLTGCHLRCSYCDTEYAFHEGGRMSLDAIIERANAVAGGPWDLVELTGGEPLLQPHANTLMTMLADLGKTVLVETSGASPIDKLDPRIIRIMDLKTPGSGECDRNLLANLDHLNERDEIKFVLTSRADYEWARTMIRDHRLVERVHAILMSPVAAMKPGLEIAGTPGLAIADLAAWILEDHLPVRLQSQLHKLIWDPNARGV from the coding sequence ATGAGCAAGCCTCCGACGCTGAGGGTCAACGAGGTCTTCTGGTCGATCCAGGGCGAGTCGACCCGCGCCGGCCTGCCCTGCCTGTTCATCCGGCTCACCGGCTGCCACCTCCGCTGCAGCTACTGCGATACCGAATACGCCTTCCACGAGGGCGGCCGCATGAGTCTCGACGCCATCATCGAACGCGCCAACGCGGTCGCCGGGGGCCCCTGGGACCTCGTCGAGTTGACCGGCGGAGAACCGCTGCTCCAGCCTCACGCCAACACGCTGATGACGATGCTCGCCGACCTCGGCAAGACCGTCCTCGTCGAGACCTCCGGCGCTTCGCCCATCGACAAGCTCGACCCGCGCATCATCCGCATCATGGACCTCAAGACGCCCGGCTCGGGCGAGTGCGACCGCAATCTTCTCGCCAACCTCGACCACCTCAACGAACGCGACGAGATCAAGTTCGTCCTTACCAGCCGCGCCGACTACGAATGGGCACGCACCATGATCCGCGACCACCGCCTGGTCGAGCGCGTCCACGCCATCCTGATGAGCCCCGTCGCCGCGATGAAACCCGGTCTGGAGATCGCCGGCACGCCCGGGCTCGCGATCGCCGACCTCGCCGCGTGGATCCTCGAAGACCACCTGCCCGTCCGCCTCCAGTCCCAGCTCCACAAGCTCATCTGGGACCCCAACGCGCGTGGCGTCTGA
- the folK gene encoding 2-amino-4-hydroxy-6-hydroxymethyldihydropteridine diphosphokinase, with amino-acid sequence MSTLYLALGSNLGDRIAYLNLARDTVARWPVTTLRRASRVYETAPVGPPGQGPYLNQVLELTTDLTPRDALSEAKRLEAAAHRTPTPPGTWEARTLDVDLLIHDDLIVDDDDLTLPHPRLHERPFVLAPLAELAPDRVHPVLHRTVAQLLEAVGHEGILTILDGCRSRASSDAGGTR; translated from the coding sequence ATGTCCACGCTCTACCTCGCCCTCGGGTCCAACCTTGGCGACCGCATCGCCTACCTGAACCTCGCCCGCGACACCGTCGCGCGCTGGCCCGTCACCACACTCCGCCGAGCCAGCCGCGTCTACGAGACCGCGCCCGTCGGCCCGCCCGGTCAGGGCCCCTATCTCAATCAGGTGCTCGAACTCACGACCGACCTCACGCCCCGCGACGCCCTCTCCGAGGCCAAACGGCTCGAAGCCGCTGCCCACCGTACCCCCACGCCGCCGGGCACCTGGGAAGCACGCACCCTCGACGTCGACCTGCTGATCCATGACGACCTCATCGTCGATGACGACGACCTGACCCTTCCCCACCCGCGTCTGCACGAGCGGCCCTTCGTGCTCGCGCCCCTCGCCGAGCTCGCCCCCGATCGGGTCCACCCCGTCCTGCACCGGACGGTCGCTCAGTTGCTCGAAGCCGTCGGCCACGAGGGCATCCTGACGATCCTCGACGGCTGCCGATCGCGGGCTTCATCGGACGCAGGGGGCACGCGATGA
- a CDS encoding dockerin type I domain-containing protein produces MTSTNDTHDRGSCAAGRIIAAALAVSTGSASGLQAERLPVDDFRLNDTFETSTRMTSDAGFASLDVLEVDQQRDNLQAYRLFHTFNTTSATQLLTNIFDSEIPENRLLAQFGEVWTVESHPNDLGTALRPGRDFVAILQDIRDTVADPMPPQLTEPLPGPDHRPSPQSNLFTLGRSDHDPLTGQNSFVPATEYLSLGSLIASGMHGQVDADGRMRFTLSVAPDGTDNDPSPAFDGVIGFDPNGQPVSLPDNDYPAFLNLFMDESDVNAAASMVTQTVSGDVDVYTWDDLTPGEEIRVSVRPLGLHTTDRDTPDPLDVFVSLFDSSQNLIEWDTPHSERNLADMVITVPDDGVVTLVVTGRGDNTLAGDHDEIGHYLFNLSREGDFNSADFNGDGVVDQLDIDVILKVATHDQWTERHQLDEFDTDGAVDLDDVLAILDIYYDTRPGDMNLDGRVDVADLSMLARYFGTLPTDLIGQDLNSDGVYDDLDVEIILAEYPLLRNGWSHGNFNLDDNVDLLDLSILASNFGYVSTRPVPAPTPLGLVALTLPLLTRRRRV; encoded by the coding sequence ATGACATCGACGAACGACACACACGATCGGGGATCCTGCGCCGCCGGCCGGATCATCGCCGCGGCCCTAGCGGTCTCCACCGGTTCCGCGTCTGGCCTGCAGGCCGAACGGCTGCCCGTGGATGATTTTCGTCTCAACGACACGTTCGAGACCTCGACGCGGATGACGAGCGATGCCGGATTCGCTTCGCTCGATGTTCTGGAGGTCGATCAGCAGCGCGACAACCTTCAGGCCTACCGCCTGTTTCACACCTTCAACACCACCAGCGCGACACAGCTCCTGACCAACATCTTCGATTCCGAGATTCCGGAGAACCGTCTCCTCGCGCAGTTCGGCGAAGTCTGGACGGTCGAATCGCACCCCAACGACCTCGGAACAGCCCTGCGACCCGGTCGTGACTTTGTTGCCATCCTGCAGGACATTCGCGACACGGTCGCCGATCCGATGCCGCCGCAACTCACAGAGCCACTGCCCGGCCCCGATCACCGGCCCTCGCCGCAGAGCAATCTCTTTACCCTCGGGCGGTCCGACCACGACCCGCTGACCGGGCAGAACAGTTTCGTGCCCGCCACCGAGTATCTCAGCCTCGGGTCGCTCATCGCGTCCGGGATGCACGGTCAGGTCGATGCCGATGGACGCATGCGCTTTACGCTGAGCGTAGCTCCGGATGGAACGGACAATGACCCCTCGCCGGCGTTCGATGGTGTCATCGGTTTCGATCCCAACGGTCAGCCTGTTTCTCTGCCGGACAACGACTATCCCGCCTTTCTGAATCTCTTTATGGACGAGTCCGACGTCAACGCCGCCGCGAGCATGGTGACCCAGACCGTCTCAGGCGACGTCGATGTCTACACGTGGGACGACCTCACTCCGGGCGAGGAGATCCGCGTCAGCGTCCGGCCTCTCGGGCTGCACACCACAGATCGAGACACCCCTGATCCCCTGGATGTGTTCGTATCGCTCTTCGACTCGTCTCAGAACCTCATCGAATGGGACACGCCTCACTCCGAACGCAACCTCGCCGATATGGTGATCACGGTCCCCGACGATGGCGTCGTCACGCTGGTGGTGACCGGCCGGGGTGACAACACGCTCGCGGGCGATCACGATGAGATCGGCCACTATCTGTTCAATCTGAGCCGCGAGGGCGATTTCAACAGCGCTGATTTCAACGGCGACGGCGTTGTTGATCAGCTCGATATCGACGTCATCCTGAAGGTGGCGACCCACGATCAGTGGACGGAGAGACACCAGCTCGACGAGTTTGATACAGACGGAGCTGTCGACCTTGATGACGTGCTCGCCATTCTCGATATCTACTACGACACCCGACCGGGGGATATGAACCTCGACGGCCGCGTCGACGTCGCGGACCTGTCGATGCTCGCGCGGTATTTCGGAACGCTGCCGACGGATCTCATCGGGCAGGACCTCAACAGCGACGGCGTCTACGACGATCTTGACGTCGAGATCATCCTTGCCGAGTACCCGCTGCTGCGCAACGGATGGAGTCACGGGAACTTCAACCTCGACGACAACGTCGACCTGCTCGACCTCTCGATCCTCGCATCCAACTTCGGCTACGTGTCGACACGGCCTGTACCCGCCCCAACACCTCTGGGCCTCGTCGCCCTGACGCTGCCTCTGCTCACACGCAGACGACGCGTCTGA
- a CDS encoding nucleoside hydrolase: protein MDAERLIPELPAEGHRLRVVIDSDVANEIDDLYAIALALRSPERFRIEGLIATHFAAAEHAGSDSTERSYALMMDLLAAAGESERYACARGGHPFSYPQEPPASEGADLIIDRARRASPSDPLWVVVLGAATNVAGAILRDPTICPSLRVVFHARCPELWPERTRQFNVCGDVIAARHLLASEVPLVWFDTGTELTQSLAESASRLRPIDSMGAFIHDYRCGLGAWARRDDKGIFDLADVAWMIDPSLCRGEVVPAPKLLRGLEFDWGQTHGSMLRVTQIDTGPTWDLFYRQLCRDRVS, encoded by the coding sequence ATGGACGCGGAACGCCTGATTCCCGAGTTGCCGGCGGAGGGGCATCGCCTGCGGGTCGTGATCGACAGCGACGTGGCAAATGAGATCGACGACCTCTACGCGATCGCGCTGGCACTGCGATCGCCCGAGCGGTTCCGCATCGAGGGCCTGATCGCGACGCATTTTGCGGCGGCGGAGCACGCGGGTTCGGACAGCACCGAACGCTCGTACGCGTTAATGATGGACCTGCTCGCGGCGGCGGGGGAATCCGAGCGTTACGCCTGCGCGAGGGGCGGACACCCCTTCTCCTATCCGCAGGAGCCGCCGGCCAGTGAGGGCGCTGACCTGATCATCGACCGTGCCCGGCGTGCCAGCCCCTCGGACCCGCTATGGGTGGTGGTGCTCGGTGCCGCGACCAATGTGGCGGGCGCGATCCTCCGTGACCCCACCATCTGCCCGAGCTTGCGCGTGGTCTTCCACGCCCGCTGCCCCGAGTTGTGGCCGGAGCGAACCCGGCAGTTCAATGTCTGTGGCGACGTGATCGCGGCCCGTCACCTGCTGGCCTCGGAGGTTCCGCTGGTCTGGTTCGACACCGGCACCGAACTCACCCAGTCGCTCGCGGAGAGCGCATCGCGGCTTCGTCCGATCGACAGCATGGGCGCCTTCATCCACGACTACCGGTGCGGGCTGGGGGCCTGGGCTCGCAGGGATGACAAGGGCATTTTCGATCTCGCCGACGTGGCGTGGATGATCGACCCTTCGCTCTGCCGCGGCGAGGTGGTCCCCGCGCCCAAGCTGCTGCGCGGCCTGGAGTTCGACTGGGGTCAGACGCACGGCTCGATGCTCCGGGTGACGCAGATCGACACCGGCCCGACGTGGGATCTGTTCTATCGTCAGCTCTGCCGGGATCGGGTGTCGTGA
- a CDS encoding DMT family transporter, protein MWWNGLLLGLGVYACSTAVILIKASEMHALWLSAGRLLLAALFLLPLWWSERAARAEPGRSPAFWRTSMLPGLFLAIHFITWIIGARLTPAANSTLIVNLVPLVSPLLLLALVGERVTWRETLGTVLALGGVVFMVWDDFGVSGDHFLGDLSCFFSMIMLAAYLVLGRKYREAIGLWSYVVPLYGFAGLICLGVAVVARAELPVLTLREAALLLGLAVVPTIVGHSLLNVAMRRMRGQIVSIANTGQCFFAGVMAWVLFGEVPTVALYVAAGCVLTGILISIAWSGSRNARA, encoded by the coding sequence ATGTGGTGGAACGGCTTGCTGCTGGGGCTGGGGGTCTACGCCTGCTCCACCGCCGTCATCCTGATCAAGGCGAGCGAGATGCACGCGCTGTGGCTGTCGGCCGGACGCTTGTTGCTCGCGGCGCTGTTCCTGCTTCCGCTCTGGTGGTCCGAGCGGGCGGCGCGGGCGGAACCGGGGCGCTCGCCGGCCTTCTGGCGAACGTCGATGCTGCCCGGGCTTTTTCTGGCGATTCACTTCATCACGTGGATCATCGGTGCCCGACTCACCCCCGCGGCGAACTCGACACTCATCGTGAATCTCGTCCCGCTGGTCAGCCCGTTGCTTCTGCTCGCGCTGGTCGGCGAGCGTGTTACCTGGCGCGAGACCCTGGGCACGGTGCTGGCGCTCGGCGGCGTCGTCTTCATGGTCTGGGACGACTTCGGGGTGAGCGGGGACCACTTCCTCGGCGACCTGAGCTGTTTCTTCTCGATGATCATGCTCGCCGCCTACCTGGTGCTTGGCCGCAAGTATCGTGAGGCCATCGGCCTCTGGTCGTACGTCGTGCCGCTGTATGGTTTTGCCGGCCTGATCTGCCTGGGGGTGGCCGTGGTCGCGCGTGCGGAGTTGCCCGTGCTGACGCTCCGTGAGGCGGCCCTGCTGCTGGGGCTGGCGGTGGTGCCAACGATCGTGGGGCATTCACTGCTGAATGTTGCCATGCGTCGGATGCGCGGGCAGATCGTCTCGATCGCCAACACAGGCCAGTGCTTCTTCGCGGGCGTGATGGCGTGGGTGCTCTTTGGCGAGGTGCCCACCGTCGCGCTCTACGTGGCCGCCGGCTGCGTCCTGACGGGCATCCTGATCTCGATCGCGTGGAGCGGGTCCAGGAACGCCCGGGCGTGA
- a CDS encoding phosphoadenylyl-sulfate reductase, translating to MSMTKTQGEASLDVAAANDHLEALDAQEVVRWAHETFGEGLILSSSFGAQSAVMLHLVTRVVPGIPVVWIDTGYLFPETYKFAAALEERLGLNLRVYQPEVTPARFEALHGRVWESGGEGLDAYHRVFKVEPMQRALRELGATAWFAGLRAEQSASRSSLGTLGEQDGVYKVHPILKWSTRQVHAYLKEHDLPYHPLVDQGYASIGDVHSTRPITAGEDERAGRFGGLKQECGIHLPSSAEESASRDASGL from the coding sequence ATGAGCATGACCAAGACCCAAGGCGAGGCGTCGCTCGACGTGGCGGCGGCGAATGACCATCTGGAAGCCCTTGACGCACAAGAGGTTGTGCGCTGGGCGCACGAGACCTTCGGCGAAGGGCTGATCCTGAGCTCCAGTTTCGGGGCGCAGTCGGCGGTGATGCTGCACCTGGTGACGCGGGTGGTACCCGGGATCCCGGTGGTCTGGATCGACACGGGGTACCTGTTTCCAGAGACCTACAAGTTTGCTGCGGCACTCGAGGAGCGGCTGGGGCTGAACCTGCGGGTCTATCAGCCCGAGGTGACCCCTGCGCGGTTCGAGGCGCTGCACGGCCGGGTGTGGGAGTCGGGTGGCGAGGGCCTCGACGCCTACCACCGGGTCTTCAAGGTGGAGCCGATGCAGCGGGCGCTGCGCGAACTGGGGGCGACGGCGTGGTTCGCCGGCCTGCGTGCCGAGCAGTCGGCGTCGCGGTCGTCGTTGGGGACGCTTGGCGAACAGGACGGGGTCTACAAGGTGCACCCGATTCTCAAGTGGAGCACCCGGCAGGTGCACGCCTATCTCAAGGAGCACGATCTGCCCTACCACCCGCTGGTGGACCAGGGGTACGCGTCGATCGGCGACGTTCACTCGACACGGCCGATCACGGCGGGCGAGGACGAGCGTGCCGGCCGGTTCGGCGGGCTCAAGCAGGAGTGCGGGATCCACCTGCCGAGCAGCGCAGAAGAATCGGCGTCGCGCGACGCATCGGGCCTGTAA
- a CDS encoding acyltransferase family protein, which yields MESARKRRVTELDAFRGLAALGVMLAHFNAYYAVTAGPDLPWTSAIAHAMQGSVLFANTCVRLFFVISGFVISYSLLRSNTAVDFIVSRASRLFPAYWVAVVISALTLTYALNTPIEGGLTNVFWNLTMCQWWVHKPYLDPVYWTLTIESVFYLWALIVWRLGLFPRVDLVAIPWLLAGVYQGVALRNGLPHLDGFWQRSLILDFMPLFYIGILYFRLYAGQIAAGPRFYALIAAALLARYFSAYSGMNLNALLIDTAIATAFGLMVSGRLTLLANPVLLWLGAVSYSLYITHHFVGKAILIRLHALGAPEPLIYLVPIAACLVLATAVTYLVEQPALGLIRSLYKRLRPPPAPIPHPGASNKPASKAA from the coding sequence ATGGAATCGGCCAGAAAACGGCGTGTCACCGAACTCGACGCCTTCCGGGGACTCGCCGCCCTGGGCGTCATGCTCGCGCACTTCAACGCCTACTACGCCGTCACCGCCGGACCCGACCTCCCCTGGACCTCCGCCATCGCCCACGCCATGCAGGGCTCGGTCCTCTTCGCCAACACCTGCGTCCGACTCTTCTTCGTCATCTCCGGGTTCGTCATCAGCTACTCCCTGCTCCGCTCCAACACCGCGGTCGACTTCATCGTCTCCCGCGCTTCACGCCTCTTCCCCGCCTACTGGGTCGCGGTTGTTATCTCCGCCCTCACCCTGACTTACGCCCTCAACACCCCGATCGAAGGCGGCCTCACCAACGTCTTCTGGAACCTCACCATGTGCCAGTGGTGGGTCCACAAGCCCTACCTCGACCCCGTCTACTGGACGCTGACCATCGAGTCCGTCTTCTACCTCTGGGCCCTCATCGTCTGGCGCCTCGGCCTCTTCCCACGCGTCGACCTCGTCGCCATCCCCTGGCTGCTCGCCGGGGTCTACCAGGGCGTCGCCCTCCGCAACGGCCTGCCCCACCTCGACGGCTTCTGGCAGCGCTCGCTCATCCTCGACTTCATGCCGCTGTTCTACATCGGCATCCTCTACTTCCGGCTCTACGCCGGCCAGATCGCCGCCGGCCCGCGCTTCTACGCCCTGATCGCCGCGGCGCTTCTCGCACGCTACTTCAGCGCCTACAGCGGCATGAACCTCAACGCGCTGCTCATCGACACGGCCATCGCCACCGCCTTCGGGCTCATGGTCTCGGGCCGCCTGACCCTTCTCGCAAACCCGGTCCTGCTCTGGCTGGGCGCCGTCTCCTACAGCCTCTACATCACCCACCACTTCGTCGGCAAAGCGATCCTGATCCGACTCCACGCCCTCGGCGCCCCCGAACCGCTGATCTACCTCGTGCCCATCGCCGCCTGCCTTGTGCTGGCCACAGCGGTCACGTATCTCGTCGAGCAGCCCGCGCTTGGCCTGATCCGCAGTCTCTATAAGCGTCTGCGCCCGCCGCCCGCGCCGATCCCCCACCCCGGCGCGAGCAACAAGCCCGCCAGCAAAGCGGCCTGA
- a CDS encoding DUF1802 family protein, whose amino-acid sequence MLTHALKDWHAVTNLLAQGEVCLTLRKGGIHEPSGPGVFELEHPRFLLYPAYEHQKPEGIRPEFRHLITDTTEPDRVTLTAWAAAEAIWIAPDRDRLEPLRDLLAWDTPQIDMRFDYKPDRPVYAVLLNVTRLPQPVTVDNRPEYRGCRSWVPLHPDDETPPEGTPALTHDHLAAARDRIETALRP is encoded by the coding sequence ATGCTCACCCACGCCCTCAAGGACTGGCACGCCGTCACCAACCTCCTCGCCCAAGGCGAGGTCTGCCTCACCCTCCGCAAGGGCGGCATCCACGAGCCCTCCGGCCCGGGGGTCTTCGAACTCGAACACCCGCGCTTCCTCCTCTACCCCGCCTACGAACACCAGAAGCCCGAAGGCATCCGGCCCGAGTTCCGCCACCTCATCACCGACACCACCGAACCCGACCGCGTCACCCTCACCGCCTGGGCCGCCGCCGAGGCGATCTGGATCGCGCCCGACCGCGACCGCCTCGAACCCCTCCGCGACCTGCTCGCCTGGGACACCCCCCAGATCGACATGCGCTTCGACTACAAGCCCGACCGCCCCGTCTACGCCGTACTCCTCAACGTCACCCGACTCCCGCAGCCCGTCACCGTCGACAACCGACCCGAGTACCGCGGCTGCCGCTCCTGGGTCCCCCTCCACCCCGACGACGAAACCCCGCCCGAGGGCACGCCCGCGCTCACCCACGACCACCTCGCCGCCGCCCGCGACCGCATCGAGACCGCCCTGAGGCCCTGA